In Streptomyces sp. TLI_146, the genomic stretch GGGCGCTGTGGCCGAGCCTGTCGACGCCCCGGGGCAGCCCCCGGCGAAGGCGCCGGGCCGCGCCGCCGGGCCGCCGGGCGCGGGCGCCCTCGGGAAGCCCGGACGCAGCCGGTCCGGCGACCATTACGCTTGAGCGTTGTGACCACCGCTCGCCTCCCCCTCTTTCCGCTCAACTCGGTCCTGTTCCCCGGCCTCGTCCTGCCGCTGAACGTGTTCGAGGAGCGCTATCGCGCCATGATGCGCGATCTGCTGAAGTCCGGCCCGGACTCCGGCTCCGCCTCCGACGACGACGAGCCGCGCCGGTTCGCCGTGGTCGCGATCCGCGACGGCCGGGAGGTCGCGCCGACCGGTCCCGGGCTGCCCGACCAGACGGCGATCCCGGAGAAGGGCCCGGCGGCCGGGTTCGGCCCCGACCCGATCCAGGCGTTCCACCAGGTGGGCTGTATCGCGGACGCGGCGACGATCCGGGAGCGGTCGGACGGCAGCTTCGAGGTCCTGGCCACCGGCACCACCCGGGTGAAGCTCCTCTCGGTGGACGCGAGCGGCCCCTACCTCACGGCCGAGCTTGAGGAGCTGCCCGAGGAGCCGGGCGAGGAGGCGGGGGCGCTGGCGGAGGGCGTGCTGCGGGCGTTCCGGGCGTACCAGAAGCGGCTGGCGGGCGCGCGCGAGCGGTCCGTGACCGGCTCGGCCGAGCTGCCCGACGAGCCGTCGGTGGTGTCGTACCTGGTGGCGGCGGCCGCGGTGCTCGACGTCCCCGCGAAGCAGCGCCTGCTCCAGGCGCCGGACACGGCGACGCGCCTGCGCGAGGAGCTGAAGCTGCTGCGCGCGGAGACGGCGGTGATCCGCCACCTCCCCTCGCTCCCGGCGGTGGACCTGACCCGTTCCCCCACGAGCCCCAACTGACGTAAGGACGCAGGCGAGTTGGCGAAGAAGAAGGCGGCCGGGGGCACTCCGGCGACGGTGGCGCTGACGGCGGCGGGCACACAGTTCACGGTGCACGCGTACGAGCACGACCCCTCGTCCGCGTCGTACGGCGAGGAGGCCGCGGCGGCCCTCGGCGTCTCCCCCGACCGCGTCTTCAAGACGCTGGTGGCGGACGTCGACGGCGAGCTGACCGTGGCGGTGGTCCCGGTGGCGGGCTCCCTGGACCTCAAGGCGCTGGCGGCGGCGGTCGGGGGCAAGCGGGCGGCGATGGCGGATCCGGCGGCGGCCGAGCGGACGACGGGCTACGTCCGGGGCGGCATCTCGCCGCTGGGCCAGCGGCGCCGACTGCGCACGGTGCTGGACGCGTCGGCCTCGGCCCATGCCACGATCTGCGTCTCGGCGGGGCGCCGGGGCCTGGAGGTCGAGCTGGCGCCGGGGGATCTGGCGGCGCTCACCGACGCGGTGCTGGCACCGGTGGCGCGCGGATAGCTCTTTCGTTGTGTCCGGTAACCCCCCTGGACACATCGCTCGGGGGCGAGCAGGTTGCCACCATGTCGAAACGCACCCGCAAGCGGAAGTGGCGGATCAGGAAGGGCCGGGCGAACCACGGGCGGCGCCCGGCGTAGCTTTTCCCCACCCCACCCGTTCCCGGCTGTGACATTTGCGGCTCCGCCGCGTGGCCTCTGGCGGGCGGCCGGATGCTCCACCTGCGGACCGTGCTGGGCTGGTCGCGCAGTTCCCCGCGCCCCTAGGTATTTAGGGGCGCGGGGAACTGCGCGACCAGTTGGGGACGGCCCGCAGACGAACGAACACCCCGGGGTCCGGGGCGGAGCCCCCGGGAGGGGCTCAAAGCTCCGTGGGCGGCCACGGCTCCGGGTCCCGCGGAGCGAACAGGGCCGTCAGGGCCAGGTGCGACGCCATCGCCGCGAGCGGCCACGCCAGCAGGGCGCCCTTCGCGTTCAGCTTGAGGGGGGCGTCGAAGACGACCCCCTTGCCCGCGGCCCGCGCCGCCGCCACGACGTCCTCCGTCGGCCCCAGCCACACCCCGACCCGCCAGGCCAGCCAGGACCCGAGGAGCGCGCCCACGGCGAGGCCCACCACCAGCGGGATGCCGCCGCGCCTGCGGAGCAGGAAGACTATGGCCGCGCACACGACGCCGAAGCCCAGCGCGAGCAGGATGAACGTTCCGTCCGCCCCGATCGCCTCCTCGCCCTCCGTGTCCTTGAGGAACACGGCCTTGTCGTCGGAGACGAGCGGCACCCGCGGCGCCAGCCACACCCACAGCAGCCCGAGCAGCACACCCGTGACCGCCACCGCGACCGCCGTGATCACGGCGTCCCGGAGCTCCGCCTTCATCGCGGGGCCCTCCTCCCGTACGGGGACACCCGGCCCGGAACCGGGGTGTGCGGAGTTCTGCCAGGCGTCGTCGTCCGGGGGCTGCTGGTGAGGCGGCGTCAGAGGTGCGGTCACCCCGCCATCGTGCCAGGCGCTCCTGTGCGGCGCCTCACCGGGAGACCGCCGCCCGGCGGTACGCCCAGGTCGCCACGAGCAGCGAGACGACCCCGACGGCCGCGCAGACCGCGAGGTCGAGCCCGATGACGGCCCAGTCGGGGTGCCCGCCGAAGCTGTGCGCGAAGGCCTCCACCCCGTAGGTGGAAGGCAGCAGATCACGTGCGTACGCGATCGGTCCGGGCAGCCGGTCGGCCGGCAGGACGCCGAGCAGCAGCGCCGCCGACATGCCCAACTGGCCGAGCAGGGTGGCCAGTTCCTGGCGCGGGGCAAGGAGGCCGAGGGCCGCGCCGAGCCCGGCGAGCGCGGCGCCCGCCAGCGGGATGACCGCGGCCAGCACCCACAGGTGCGCCAGCGGAAGTCCGAACAGGACGCAGCCGGTGATCGCCGTCACCAGCGTCCCCGGCACGGTGAAGGAGGCGTACGCGGCGGCCGCGCCGAGCACCACGGACGCGGGCGGCACCGGCAGCGTCGCGTAGTGGTCGAGCCCGCCGCCCGCCCGCAGCTGCCCGAAGTACTGCGCGAGCAGGTTGAGCGCGACGAAGGCGACCACCAGCACGCTCGACCCGGCGACCACGGCCCGCGCCTCGCTGCCGCCGTCCACGACCCCCCGCATCAGGACCATGATCCCGATCGACTGGAAGGTCGCCACGAAGAGCAGCGGGATGCGGGCCACCTTGGCCCGGGAGAGCTGGGCCCGGTAGACGGCCGAGAGGGCGGGCAGCAGCCGCGCCCGGGGCGCGAGCGGCGCGGCGGCCCCGGCCCGTTCCGCCGGGGCGGCGAGCGCCTCCGGGGGAGCCTCCACGGAAACCTCCAGGGGAAACGCGCTCACGCCTTCACCAGACCTTCCGTACGGCCGCCGAGGGCGAGGTAGACGTCTTCCAGGCTCGGCGTGGCCAGGGTGAAGTCGTCGAGGGCGGCGAAGGCGGGCCCGCCGGTGACCGCCGCGACGGCGGCGCGCGCGGCGTCGGGGCCGAGCCGCAGCACCCAGCGCCGCCCGGCCTCCTGGGCCCGCGGGCGCAGCGCCGCGACCTCGGGCAGCTCGACGGGCGCCCGCTCGCGCCACACCAGCTCGACCCGGACCTCGGAGGCGACCCGTTCCTTCAGGCCCGCCGGGGTGTCGCAGGCGATGACCTTGCCGCGGTCGAGGACGGCGACCCGGTCCAGGACGGTCTCGGCCTCGATGACGTTGTGGGTGACGAGCAGCACGGTCGCGCCGCGCTCGGCCCGGCGCCGGTCGACGGCCGCCCAGACGGCCCGCCGGGCCACCGGGTCCATGCCGGTGGTCGGCTCGTCGAGGACGAGCACCGGCCGGTCGCCGACGAGCGCGGCGGCGAAGCAGGCGAGCCGCCGCTGTCCGCCGGAGAGCTTCTTGAGCGGCCGTCCGGCGAGCGCGGTCAGCCCGAGCTCCTCCAGTACGGCGTCGCGCTCGGCCCGCGCGGCCTTCGCCGGGAGCCCGCGCAGCCGGCCGGTGGTCTCGGCGGCGAGCGACACGGTCAGCTCGTCCAGGGCGGTGGACTCCTGCCCGAGGTAGCCGATCAGCCGGGCGGCCCGCTCGGGGTGGCGCACCAGGTCGTGGCCGAGGACGTCGACGCTGCCGGAGTCCGGCCGCATCAGCCCGGTGAGCTGGCGCACCAGGGTCGACTTGCCCGCGCCGTTGGGCCCGAGCAGGCCGAAGATCTCGCCGCGTCCCACGTCGAGGTCGATGCCGTCGGTGGCCCTGATCTCGGGCGTACCGGCCGAGCCGCGTCTGCCGCGCGCGGCGGGGTACGTCTTGGTGAGGCCCCGCACCGCGCAAACGGTGCCGGCCCGCGCCGCTGCTGTGCCGGTACTCACGGACAACGAGCCTACGGGGTCGGTCGGCCCACTCCGCCCCCGGACCCCTGTTTGTTCCGTTCGCCGAACGATCGGCGTCGAGGAGCCGAACCGTCCGGTTCGCCCCGGAGCGCCGGGCGCGCGGTGGTGCTCGCCGCGCGCCCCGCCGCGTACTACTCCCCCACCGGCGCGCGCTCGGCGGCCGCCCGGACGTCGATCTCCCGCCAGAAGCCCGCCCGGATCGCGTACCGGTCGTGCTCGTCGATCTGGTCGTCCTTGTGGGCGAGCAGCCCGAACCGCGCCGCGTACCGCAGGAGTTCGCCGTCGATGCGGTGCGGGATGCGCGGATACATCGTGGACAGCTTCTGTACGTGGCTCGTCTCCGGCAGGCGCTCCATCCAGCGGCGCGCGAAGACCTGCCCCACCTCGTACGGGTCGCCGCCGACCGTGGTGATGTCCTCCTCGCGGTCCGCCCAGCGCTGCTCGGCGCTGGTCAGCTGGGCGAGGGTGGGCAGCGAGGCGGTCTCCGGTGACTCGCCGAGCGTGGAGCCGGGGCGCTCGACCCAGCCTTTGTCGGAGGACCAGCGCAGGGTCGCGTGCGGGGCGTGCGGCGAGGTGGCCTGGGCGCCGGGCGCGCGCAGGCCCGCCAGGTCCTTGGGGGTGGGCACGCCCTTGACCGCGGTGCCGGGCGCGGAGCCGACCGGCGTGCCGTTGCCGACGGCCGCCGGGGGCTGGGCCGTCCCGTTGCGCGCGGCCGCGGCCTGGGCCTCCGCGGCCCGCTCGGCGGAGGCGGCGAGCGCAGACTCGGGCAGCGGGGCGGAGAGGATCGCGGCGATCTCCGGGCGGGGGGCCGCGGCCGGGGCGTACATGGTGCTCAGTTCCTTGACCCGGACCGCCTGGGTGATCCAGGCGCGGTCCAGGACCCGGCGTTCGTCGGCCTCGGCCACCAGGTCCTCGGACTGGTTGTAGTCGCCGTCGGCAGCCTGGACGGCCCACAGGTGCACGGCGACGCCGTGTTCCTTGGCCGACATCAGTCCGGGCAGCAGATCGCCGTCCCCGGTCACCAGGACCACGTCCGAGCAGGCGCGATTTCTGGCCAACTCGGTGAGCTCGGCGTGCATCGCCGCGTCGACGCCCTTCTGCGCCCACCGCCCGTCGCTTCGGGTCAGCGCGCCCAGCCGGACCGTCACCCGGGACATCACCCGCAACCTGCGGTGTTCCGGCTGGGGCACCCGGTCGGGGGCGCCGTCGAACCAGTAGATCCGCAGCAGCGGCTGCTCGGTGTCGGCCTCCGCCCGCTCGCGCAGCGCCTGGATCAGGGCGGCGTGGTCGACGGTGATCCGTGAACGGGCGGGCTCTCCGGCCAGAAGGCTCGCGGCCGCGCCCAACAGGTAACCCGCATCCACAAGGACGACGCAGCGGTCCACGCGTTCCACCCTCTTTCATAACCTTGAAAATCAAAAGATCAGAGGCAAAGGAGATCAGGGAGATAAGAGTGCAGGAGATCGAGAGATCAGGGAACGTACTTCGGGTTTCCTTCGAGTCTGCCCGACCCTGCGAGGGTTAACGGCCGGAACTCGATCATCGGCGTGGCGGACTCTTCCGCTGCACATCCATTACGTTCGACTACGCACGGTAATCGTCTGAAATGCGCTCTTTGTCGGGACGTGTGAGGCTGACAGCGGCCCTGGACCCTAGTCCCCCCAGGAGGCATCACCATGGCCAAGAACAAGTCCGGCCGTAAGCAGCAGGCCGCCTCGCAGGCCGAGCGCGGTCAGCAGGACGCCGTCAAGCAGGCGATGGAAGCGCAGTCCCAGCCCCAGGCGCAGGCCCAGGGCAGCCCGGCGGATGTTGCCCGTAAGCACCAGCGTCGCTTCGGCCACAACTGATAATTCCACACGCACCAGGCACACAAATGCGGAAGGGGCGCGCCCTATTTGGAC encodes the following:
- a CDS encoding DUF2567 domain-containing protein — encoded protein: MTAPLTPPHQQPPDDDAWQNSAHPGSGPGVPVREEGPAMKAELRDAVITAVAVAVTGVLLGLLWVWLAPRVPLVSDDKAVFLKDTEGEEAIGADGTFILLALGFGVVCAAIVFLLRRRGGIPLVVGLAVGALLGSWLAWRVGVWLGPTEDVVAAARAAGKGVVFDAPLKLNAKGALLAWPLAAMASHLALTALFAPRDPEPWPPTEL
- a CDS encoding ABC transporter permease, with the protein product MEAPPEALAAPAERAGAAAPLAPRARLLPALSAVYRAQLSRAKVARIPLLFVATFQSIGIMVLMRGVVDGGSEARAVVAGSSVLVVAFVALNLLAQYFGQLRAGGGLDHYATLPVPPASVVLGAAAAYASFTVPGTLVTAITGCVLFGLPLAHLWVLAAVIPLAGAALAGLGAALGLLAPRQELATLLGQLGMSAALLLGVLPADRLPGPIAYARDLLPSTYGVEAFAHSFGGHPDWAVIGLDLAVCAAVGVVSLLVATWAYRRAAVSR
- a CDS encoding NYN domain-containing protein — its product is MERVDRCVVLVDAGYLLGAAASLLAGEPARSRITVDHAALIQALRERAEADTEQPLLRIYWFDGAPDRVPQPEHRRLRVMSRVTVRLGALTRSDGRWAQKGVDAAMHAELTELARNRACSDVVLVTGDGDLLPGLMSAKEHGVAVHLWAVQAADGDYNQSEDLVAEADERRVLDRAWITQAVRVKELSTMYAPAAAPRPEIAAILSAPLPESALAASAERAAEAQAAAARNGTAQPPAAVGNGTPVGSAPGTAVKGVPTPKDLAGLRAPGAQATSPHAPHATLRWSSDKGWVERPGSTLGESPETASLPTLAQLTSAEQRWADREEDITTVGGDPYEVGQVFARRWMERLPETSHVQKLSTMYPRIPHRIDGELLRYAARFGLLAHKDDQIDEHDRYAIRAGFWREIDVRAAAERAPVGE
- a CDS encoding LON peptidase substrate-binding domain-containing protein, whose amino-acid sequence is MTTARLPLFPLNSVLFPGLVLPLNVFEERYRAMMRDLLKSGPDSGSASDDDEPRRFAVVAIRDGREVAPTGPGLPDQTAIPEKGPAAGFGPDPIQAFHQVGCIADAATIRERSDGSFEVLATGTTRVKLLSVDASGPYLTAELEELPEEPGEEAGALAEGVLRAFRAYQKRLAGARERSVTGSAELPDEPSVVSYLVAAAAVLDVPAKQRLLQAPDTATRLREELKLLRAETAVIRHLPSLPAVDLTRSPTSPN
- the ybaK gene encoding Cys-tRNA(Pro) deacylase, whose product is MAKKKAAGGTPATVALTAAGTQFTVHAYEHDPSSASYGEEAAAALGVSPDRVFKTLVADVDGELTVAVVPVAGSLDLKALAAAVGGKRAAMADPAAAERTTGYVRGGISPLGQRRRLRTVLDASASAHATICVSAGRRGLEVELAPGDLAALTDAVLAPVARG
- a CDS encoding ABC transporter ATP-binding protein, producing the protein MSTGTAAARAGTVCAVRGLTKTYPAARGRRGSAGTPEIRATDGIDLDVGRGEIFGLLGPNGAGKSTLVRQLTGLMRPDSGSVDVLGHDLVRHPERAARLIGYLGQESTALDELTVSLAAETTGRLRGLPAKAARAERDAVLEELGLTALAGRPLKKLSGGQRRLACFAAALVGDRPVLVLDEPTTGMDPVARRAVWAAVDRRRAERGATVLLVTHNVIEAETVLDRVAVLDRGKVIACDTPAGLKERVASEVRVELVWRERAPVELPEVAALRPRAQEAGRRWVLRLGPDAARAAVAAVTGGPAFAALDDFTLATPSLEDVYLALGGRTEGLVKA